The genomic segment GTGCATAAACACTATGCTTTTGAGAACTCTGATATTGATTCAACAAGTCACCCTCTCTAGATTAGTCATTTTCTAGAAAATCGCTTATATTGGGGACCTTTGTTTGCTAACCTGATTGGTTCTGCCTTTTAGGTCAGCGATGAAGAGGTTGAATCTCTTCTTCCTGCTGCTGCTTATGCTCTTGCAAAGATCCATATGCATCTAGTACACAGCGGGTATGACTGTGCCCTGTTTCAAGCATGACATTTTTAATATCCTAGTGTCTCTTTTCGTCTGATACAGTTTAATGGGTTGTTATCACTATAATTCAGGTTCTGTTACACTGCAAGGGGAGGGTTTTGCTACACGGAAGATAATGTCTTCGATTTTCGCACAGGCAAACACGctttttcttctaatatttACACATGACGAAAATTCTTCTGATTAATATTCTCTGGCGTTTTTGGCTTCGTAATAATATACGGTGGATATAAGATATCAGGctttatattcatatatcaaatatcaaaaacatGATCATGTGAACTTGCATTTTAGTACATGTATGTTGTTATTTTCCTCTGATGTTTTGTTCTCTCGAACTACTTCATTCTAACCGTGAGATGGTATTACGGGTCTGCTCATATACTTAATGTTTAAAGTTCTGTGTCGtacttttttcatattattaaatgTGTCGAGCAACTACTGTTTGCAGATGATGGCCAAGATGTTGAAGGCTTGCCAACAGAAGGCATTGAAATTACGTGTTTCCATCTGGTATACTCTTTCTTTTGGCATTTGCTTATTGATATGTTTTGAGGTGCCTTTTAGAGTATTCTGAACATCTTTTAGAGATATCACTATTGTAGTATATTATTGTGAAAGTAGAACATGACATTCAATTTCTCAATGTGTCTCTGAACCAAGTTTGTATTTAGTGCTCCATTGTGGATCCAAAGTTGACCCTTACACTCTGATTGTGATATGTATAGTTTGAATTCTGTTGAACATGAAACTCCCTTTCTTGTTgtctaaatataaattatggaTTCAGGATGGATCACACTATATGGTCTACACACCTTCAGATCCACTTCTCTTTGTTGCTGCTAAGGTACGCttgttatttttggttttttattgttaaagttaTGCCAAGCTGAAGCAGAAGTGAGCTTTATGTTGTTactttcatagaaaaaaaagaaatgaaatcgTTTGGAACTAAATGactataaatagaaaaaacagAGTGATAAATGGCAATTTTTCTTCTATGCAGGATCAAGATGGGCTGCTGCAAATTGCTGATGATGTAAGTGAACCTCCATTGTGTACTTTTTCTCCTTTGGGTTAATGAAATGGTTTTAAGCAAAAGCTGAACCACACATTGACCAATCTATGAATTCAGAAAGAATAAAGGAGACTATTAGaattaaattaagtaattaTGTGATAGGTCTTGACGAACGTACAAGTTAAATAAATGATGTTTTAGTAGACAATATAGAGTGAAGGGAAATAGAACTTAGTGGTTGATTATTTTTGGTTCTCTGGATTTAGAAGAGAGAATTTCTTGTAAACCTAACAATAAGGTTTTTGTGTGATCGTCAATATGAAGTAAGCTTACCATTATATGCGAATGGGTTTGCAGGAGCTCTTAGACGATCCAGCTGTGATCAGCGCCATAGACGAGGAAACCGAATTCAATGCCTTGGTGGTATGTAGAGAATAGAAACAAACATTAAtaattttgagtttgttttgttaaagTGATGTTGAATGTGGTTATTGATGTTTGGACAGGAGGAAGAGGCGGCTCTCCTTGAATCACTTCTTGGGGAAAGAATTTAAAAGCTTTCATAGGGACTATTTAGCTTTCTTTTGTGTTACATAGTTGCTCCCCCTGTGTAATTTTTCAGTTCTCTttaccattttgtttttttttatataaaaactcatTTTGCCTTCATAATGGAATTGATAATTGGGTTCGATCGTATGTATGATCCATTACCAAAATAGAAGTCCAAATGACCAAGTGATCCATGCAGCACCTTAGCACTTCAAACATCACTACTAGTATATCCAATgattcttttctatttttaacatACCAAACATGTGTGTGCTCGCTCTTGTGGAAGTAGGACCGTACAAAACCTATCCACTTAAGAAAATTGAACagcttttggttttctttttagttCTTTTGTGGTTGACTTCAGTTACCTCTATCATGTCCATGGCGCTAATCGTCCGACCTCACTTTGTTCCTGgtaatttctcttcttctttgttcgaTGCCATCaaaatttgtcttttttgtAATCCACTAGATAGTTCTCAGAAGAAAGGGTTTATGAGAATTTTAGTGTTATCTGCTCCTCTTTAGGAAGTGCTGAAATTTCTGGGAGTAGAAGGAAGAATCATCATTGGATCGGTTTCGATTTGGGAAACGGATTGAGTTTAGGGAGAAAACATCTTCTGAAACCCAATGGAGCTTCCATTTGTTGCTCATATGGTACAGACAAGGATCCTCTCATACCTTCTATCCAGCATTTAGCCGATGCTCGTCTCATTTATAGTGTTTCTGCAGCATTGGGTCATAACAAGGTTTTGACTTGTAATATTTGGTTGTTTCTTGTCTCTCTCAATTCTCTTTTGCATAACAAGGTTTTGACTTGCAATATCTGGCTTTTTTTCGATTCCTCTCATTTCTCATAGGAATCACATCCAGAATGCAGTGCAAGAGTTCCTGCCATTGTTAATGCTCTTGAGAAGAATGAGCTCACTCCTAAGGCATGAAACAATCCATCTCTGTCTTTTTCATGTGACATTCCATCTATCTTACGCACATATAGCTATGCAAGTTTCGTTAACCGTAATCTACAATATTGAGTCGAATCTTCAGAAAGTGGAGACCAAAATATCTCTTTGAACCATAATGCTTGTGGATAATTTTGTAGGATTGATCTTGCACTTTTCTGGTGAATTAGATTTGATATGATCAGCAGTCTTAAAGAATTGCGCATATTCTCATATGAATCAAATGCTAAATATTTCCCAGTGGATTCTTTCCGAAAAATGTTAGATAGATGTAGTTGGTAAGCTTTTGTTGATGCACCAATCAGTGTCTTAGAGCCTCATTTTTCCATTgttcctctcttttcttctttttgttggaTACTTTGATTTTTGTATGGTGAAGATCTCTGTCACTCTTTTATACCGAAAATGATCTCGGATCGATCAATGAGTTCTCATATGTGAATCCTTTTTCCTTGTGTATTTCAGTTCCGCGGCTCACAGATTCTTGAACTCGCAAATTTCAAGACTGCAAGTATAGAAGATATAGCAAATGTTCACGACAGGGCTTATGTCTTTGGCCTAGAGAAGGTTATTTGCTTTCCTCATGTTATATTGCTAGCTTTTACTGCACAACTTTGTATTCCATAAGCAACCAATACATGGACATATAACATAGCAAGGTAAGTAGGATTTCAGATAAGAATGTATGAGTTTATATTGACCATAACAAAGGCATTAATTCGTAGTTTAGGCAATGGATGAGGCTTCAGATTCGGGACTAATTTTCATCGAAGGCTCTGGACCAACATATGCCACTTCTACGGTAACTGCTCTGTTCTCATCGGTTTACATCTCTAATGACACCATCTTTCCTGCTTAAAATATCTTCCCCTCTGTGCCAGACATTCCAAGATTCACTTATCGCAGCAGGAGCCGGAATGGCTTTAGTTGATTCAGTGGTGATATCTCGTTTCACCATGTTAGTCTGTTTTTATTGCTTCAGTTTCATTATGTTGGAACTGGTTATAGATTTCTTAGTAACTTTATGAGTATTTGTTTCAGATCGCAGCATCCAGAAACAGCCCAGATCCTCCCACTGGTTTTGCATTGATAAGACCTCCAGGACACCACGCTGTACCAAAAGGTCCAATGGGGTTCTGCGTTTTTGGAAATGTGGCAATCGCAGCTCGTCACGCTCAACTCGCACATGGTCTGAAACGCGTCTTCATAATTGACTTTGATGTTCACCATGGGAATGGTACAAATGATGCATTTACTGAGGACCCTGAtatattctttttgtcaactcaTCAGGTAAGCCTCCCTGACATTATTGCATAACATGTTTTTAAGATCATgattaaataacacaaaaatatgAGTAGATTTACACAAGTCATTTTTATATTCTGAAAAACACAGGATGGAAGCTATCCTGGAACAGGAAAGATCAGTGACATAGGCAAAGGAAAAGGTGAAGGCACCACTCTAAATTTACCTCTACCTGGAGGGTCAGGTGATATTGCAATGAGAACTGCTTTTGAAGAAATCATAGTTCCATGTGTTCAACGGTTCAAGCCAGATCTTATTCTTGTCTCTGCTGGGTTAGTGAGTGTAAAACGTTTTTTCGTTTCTCTTTTAATTGGCAAAACATCATTATCTTACCAACTACTCCTCTGTTTTATTGCTTTGTCTGCTTAAGGTATGATGCTCATGTCCTGGATCCACTAGCAAATCTACAGTTCACGACAGGAACATACTACTCACTGGCGAAAGATATAAAGCGGTTGGCGAAAGAAGTGTGCGGAGGAcgttgtgtgtttttcttggaaGGAGGATACAATCTTGAGTCACTTTCATCATCTGTGACAGACTCGTTTCGAGCATTGCTTGGAGAAGAAAGCTTGGCATCAGAGTTTGATAACCCAGCCTATTTGTATGAAGAACCAATGAGAAAGGTGCGAGATGCAATTGATAGAGCCAAAAGTATCCATTGCTTATAAGGAAGCTTTGCTTTTCTCCATGCTGCCTAGTATTAAACTGgacttatgttttcttttgaaaagCTGGtgggattatatatattttcaccaATTGATCTGGTTTTTGTctaaacaatttataaatttttattacctttttatattttactacaTGACGAATAATATTGCCACTCTATAATTTTGACTTTGAAATCgtatatttaaaattctaatacGAATAAATTCTAACAATactaaatagaaaatattataaaataatcataaaacaatAATCAATTGTATATCCTAAGGGAACATGCAAACTAAGGAAACGGTATACGAGACAAACCAATAtcatttttacataaattaactaagaataaatttggatatttatttCAGTATTCACTATAAGGATTGtatttattcaatttttaaaattcagtaatattcttattattttagaGATACATGAAAAACTTCTATgcttttaatctatatattttgaaaaaactatttaacaaaacatataattttgtgaagagaaaaaaacattgttgaATGTAATTgatgtagaaaaaaaattgtatatttgcaTCACTAAAAATggcaaatttaaaatatcaaaatcaaaatagtaACCTCTAAACATCTATTGCTGTGTGTTTTGCTAGATTAGTCTCTTTTAAACCAATTGCAAAGAAAATAGTTAACAATAACAGCGCTCATATTTCGACGGTTAACATCTACATTTCTTACAacttatttaaaactaattgaTTTGAAAATTTACTAAAGTGAACTATCAAAtttccaaacaaataaaatttatgttacaacaattaaattatcttccaaaatcatatataaattcaGTATCGTTGGATGTTTGTTAACAATAAAATATCCACTTTTCTCATATGCATAATTTTCTGCCTTCAAATATTCATATGATCTTTGTTGCATAATTTACAATAATCCCTGTTGAGCATAATCAAACTAGAATATacgattttgtattttttgttagaCTTAAACTTATACGATTGTGTTATCTTTGTACAATTATTTTATCTACCATTAgtttaacaaatgatttttgaaGGGAGGTGCCTTGGAAGTTGGAAgacttaaaattatttttatctatacGAAATAAATTTAACAAGCTTTAGTTGTATTTTTCTGTGAATAAGTTTTATAGTAATGAATTTCTCATTACAACTGTCAATTTGAAGCTTTACTAACGCTTGGAGTTAAGTATTAGATGTTGACATTCGTTTAAGTGGATTGCAGCCTGATATTTTAATACTTATCACAGCTTCCAATCTCAGGTTCAAATCATCAGGGAACTCAGGCCAACATTATACCAACCAATCGTGGAAAAATATCCAGTATCTCAACAGTTCATACATCCCTAATTACTAGAACATGACGATCATTAATAACAAATCAAcgtttgttaaaaatattatggtaAGTAATGTGGTTAGAACATAATGATCGTACTAGTACGATGCGTACTAGTAAAAATTAGTAAACCTTTTTGGTTAAGTTATTATAGCTAGACCATTTGTCATCGTTTTAAACTTAATCATGTAAAAGTATCATTTTAATTTGCAAACATTATTGATTACGGTTAAGTTATGTGAATAGaaatatgattatgattatggttATATAATAAAATCGGGAGGTAGATATTTCTAGTCAACCGATTTAAAACGAGCCCAAGACGGATGACCATCACACATTCACACCTAGTCATATCTATGTAAATGACATAAACTAAGCTTCCACTTCCACTTCCACGTacttattctatttatttatttttcattataaaaaccaaagaaaCGAAAATATCTCAACCCGCCGACCAACTCCaacaaatataaacataaaatatattatagaataaaaaTCGTGGGAAGAAccgaagaagtagaagaagtcTCTCGTTACGTTATCTTCATGCAAAATCGAATTCTTTTGACTCGTTTAGAAACCAATCCGCCACGTGCGTCGTCACCACCATCCTTCACGCGCCACGTGTTCCCAATCCACCGCCGTGATCCGCCCCTCCACGCCACGTTACGTGATTCagcatcttctctctctcttataaaaAAGCatgagatatttttaaaaagattcatATGTACGCCCTGAACAAATCCActattttcttctatatataatcaGATCAATCAAAGACTGAGAGAGATTCATcaaaaacttgttttgttaGTCTTCAAGCTAAATCCGAGAGATGGAAGTAAGCAAGAGAATGAATATGTTAGAGAGAAGGTCTTCCATAGAGACAGAGCCCATGACGTTGCATCTCGATCAAATAGAAAATGCTCGAGAAGAAGCTATGTTTGTgatgaaaactaaaacaatggAGGAAGCTATGGATATCTTCACAAAggtattaattattttacttgATTAATTCTCTAAGTTTCTTCAATTTCTCGTTTCTTTTGTAACGTTATCTAATGGATGATAtgtgggggaaaaaaaaaacaggagacGCGTGAGGGTTTAAGAGCTAGTGAAGAAAGAGGACAATGCAT from the Camelina sativa cultivar DH55 chromosome 12, Cs, whole genome shotgun sequence genome contains:
- the LOC104729911 gene encoding histone deacetylase 14, translated to MSMALIVRPHFVPGSAEISGSRRKNHHWIGFDLGNGLSLGRKHLLKPNGASICCSYGTDKDPLIPSIQHLADARLIYSVSAALGHNKESHPECSARVPAIVNALEKNELTPKFRGSQILELANFKTASIEDIANVHDRAYVFGLEKAMDEASDSGLIFIEGSGPTYATSTTFQDSLIAAGAGMALVDSVIAASRNSPDPPTGFALIRPPGHHAVPKGPMGFCVFGNVAIAARHAQLAHGLKRVFIIDFDVHHGNGTNDAFTEDPDIFFLSTHQDGSYPGTGKISDIGKGKGEGTTLNLPLPGGSGDIAMRTAFEEIIVPCVQRFKPDLILVSAGYDAHVLDPLANLQFTTGTYYSLAKDIKRLAKEVCGGRCVFFLEGGYNLESLSSSVTDSFRALLGEESLASEFDNPAYLYEEPMRKVRDAIDRAKSIHCL
- the LOC104729912 gene encoding uncharacterized protein LOC104729912, which produces MEVSKRMNMLERRSSIETEPMTLHLDQIENAREEAMFVMKTKTMEEAMDIFTKETREGLRASEERGQCINLKDDDDDDDDEDERMTFMSPHGWDIATAPF